The Saccharomonospora glauca K62 genome has a segment encoding these proteins:
- a CDS encoding DUF2630 family protein: MANTDGTDDPMSRINRLIAEERQLRARATGEGLDDDGKKRLKELEQSLDQCWDLLRRRRANAEFGGSPDQTEARPVSEVESYQQ, from the coding sequence ATGGCGAACACGGATGGCACCGACGACCCCATGAGCCGGATCAACCGGCTCATCGCCGAGGAACGACAACTACGTGCGCGGGCGACCGGTGAGGGGCTCGACGACGACGGCAAGAAGAGGTTGAAGGAACTGGAGCAGAGCCTCGACCAGTGTTGGGACCTGCTGCGGAGGCGGCGCGCGAACGCCGAGTTCGGCGGCAGCCCGGACCAGACGGAGGCTCGTCCCGTCAGCGAGGTCGAGTCGTACCAGCAGTGA
- a CDS encoding sensor histidine kinase, whose translation MSSTAERIVSRAWRVCAGLVLGALTSLPELLFCVLTGPALIAPLTRRWTFAGARWLAELERSRIARFLSSENSGDYGNDRAWRYLAARCVVGGLGAGVFVLTVLGALTGVVMLGQLLSGEAVGGGDDPRWYDPIAVVLGGTLLSFLAVQGLLGVAALDRALARHFFGPSDKERLRRRVRELTTTRAEVVEAVNTERRRIERDLHDGVQQSLVALGMVLGRARRALGSAPAPARVEELVRQAHEQSQHALNELREVTWRVYPIALETAGLEVALESLVERSTVPTSLTYALTERPDAATETVVYFVVSEAVTNAVKHSDCTRIEIEVFRNEKVITVRVTDDGVGGATPTGAGLSGLARRVAAADGTFAVESPVGGPTVVRAELPCA comes from the coding sequence GTGTCCTCCACCGCCGAGCGTATCGTGAGCCGTGCGTGGCGGGTTTGCGCCGGGCTGGTGCTCGGAGCTCTCACCTCCCTGCCGGAACTGCTCTTCTGCGTTCTCACCGGCCCTGCTCTGATCGCACCGCTCACACGAAGGTGGACGTTCGCGGGCGCACGGTGGTTGGCCGAGTTGGAACGGTCCAGGATCGCGAGGTTTCTGAGCAGTGAGAACTCGGGCGACTACGGGAACGACCGCGCGTGGCGCTACCTCGCCGCGCGGTGCGTGGTGGGCGGACTGGGCGCGGGAGTCTTCGTACTGACCGTGCTCGGCGCGCTCACCGGTGTCGTCATGCTGGGGCAGTTGCTGTCGGGCGAAGCCGTGGGCGGCGGTGACGACCCCCGTTGGTACGACCCGATCGCCGTGGTGTTGGGCGGGACCTTGCTGTCGTTCCTCGCCGTCCAAGGACTGCTCGGGGTGGCCGCGCTGGATCGCGCGCTCGCCCGCCACTTCTTCGGGCCGAGTGACAAGGAGCGGCTGCGCAGGCGGGTGCGAGAGCTCACCACCACGCGGGCCGAGGTCGTGGAGGCGGTGAACACCGAACGCAGACGCATCGAGCGGGATCTGCACGACGGGGTGCAGCAGTCGCTCGTGGCACTGGGAATGGTGTTGGGCAGGGCCCGTAGAGCCCTGGGTTCGGCACCCGCCCCGGCGCGCGTGGAGGAATTGGTGCGGCAGGCGCACGAACAGTCTCAACACGCGTTGAACGAACTGCGAGAGGTGACCTGGCGGGTGTACCCGATCGCGCTGGAGACGGCGGGCCTCGAGGTGGCGCTGGAGTCACTGGTGGAGCGTTCGACCGTGCCGACGTCGCTGACCTACGCGCTCACCGAGCGTCCGGACGCGGCGACGGAGACGGTGGTGTACTTCGTGGTCTCGGAGGCCGTGACGAACGCGGTGAAACACTCCGACTGCACCCGGATCGAGATCGAGGTCTTTCGGAACGAGAAGGTGATTACCGTGCGAGTCACCGACGACGGTGTCGGCGGGGCGACCCCGACCGGAGCGGGGTTGTCCGGCCTCGCCCGCAGGGTCGCGGCGGCGGACGGCACTTTCGCCGTGGAGAGCCCCGTCGGCGGACCCACCGTGGTGAGGGCTGAGCTTCCGTGCGCGTGA
- a CDS encoding response regulator — MRVILAEDSILLREGLIRLLAEEGHDVVAAVSDGVTLVAAAAEYRPDVVVTDVRMPPTHTDEGLRAALEIRRSWPEIGVLVLSQYVERRYAVELLGDDRGRVGYLLKDRVTQVGEFLDALERVATGGAAFDPEVVRRLLARTSRVDPLSRLTEREREVLEKMAQGHTNASIAAMLHISRSAVEKHVGAIFDKLDLGHVTGFSRRVLAVLRYLRV; from the coding sequence GTGCGCGTGATCCTGGCCGAGGACTCGATCCTGCTGCGAGAGGGCTTGATCCGCCTGCTCGCCGAGGAAGGTCACGACGTGGTGGCGGCGGTGTCCGACGGCGTGACGCTCGTGGCCGCCGCGGCCGAATATCGCCCCGACGTCGTGGTGACCGACGTCCGCATGCCTCCCACGCACACCGACGAGGGGCTGAGAGCGGCCCTGGAGATCCGGCGGTCGTGGCCGGAGATCGGCGTGCTCGTGCTCTCGCAGTACGTGGAGCGGCGCTACGCGGTGGAGCTCCTCGGTGACGACCGTGGGCGGGTGGGATACCTGCTCAAGGACCGGGTGACCCAGGTCGGGGAGTTCCTCGACGCCCTCGAACGAGTGGCGACGGGAGGCGCGGCCTTCGACCCGGAGGTGGTGCGACGGCTGTTGGCGCGCACGAGCCGGGTCGATCCGCTCTCGCGGCTGACGGAGCGTGAACGCGAAGTGCTGGAGAAGATGGCGCAGGGGCACACCAACGCCAGCATCGCCGCCATGCTCCACATCTCCCGCAGCGCGGTCGAAAAGCACGTCGGCGCGATCTTCGACAAGCTCGACCTCGGGCATGTCACCGGCTTCAGCCGCCGGGTACTCGCCGTCCTGCGTTATCTCCGGGTGTAG
- a CDS encoding DUF309 domain-containing protein has translation MAERDRDDEGRARNARPRDGLGRPLPRGATGVPRQPEGVTRTPEETLREAQQLLDEGKPFHAHEVFEDAWKSGPEAERELWRGLAQLAVGITHAARGNPTGAVTLLRRGAENIAPFADARPYGIDVPALCEWAAVLAESVPRHETPPDPATLAPTLRPRVER, from the coding sequence GTGGCCGAGCGCGACCGAGACGACGAGGGCCGAGCCCGTAACGCCAGACCGAGGGACGGCCTCGGCAGGCCGTTGCCGCGAGGCGCGACCGGCGTGCCCCGACAGCCCGAAGGCGTGACGCGCACTCCGGAGGAGACGTTGCGCGAGGCGCAACAACTCCTCGACGAGGGCAAGCCCTTCCACGCCCACGAAGTGTTCGAGGACGCCTGGAAGTCGGGGCCGGAGGCCGAACGGGAGCTGTGGCGGGGGCTCGCGCAGCTCGCGGTGGGGATCACCCACGCCGCGCGCGGCAATCCGACGGGAGCCGTGACCCTACTGCGTCGCGGTGCCGAGAACATCGCGCCGTTCGCCGACGCTCGCCCGTACGGCATCGACGTCCCGGCCCTGTGCGAGTGGGCCGCCGTGCTGGCCGAGAGCGTGCCGCGCCACGAGACGCCGCCCGACCCGGCCACGCTCGCCCCCACACTCAGGCCCCGAGTCGAGCGATAA
- a CDS encoding DedA family protein, protein MNSLVAQADTNELGGLAGWTVDLMDTLGGPGAAVAVGLDNIFPPIPSELILPLAGFTAAQGRFNLAEALAWTTAGSVIGAVIVYLIGYIFGRERTRKLITMLPLVKESDFDHAERWFAKHGTKAVFFGRMVPLVRSFISVPAGIERMPFWIFLSLTTLGSLVWNSIFVIAGYFLGSNWQLVDEYAGIFQYVVIAAVVVAVAVFVVKRVRERRNAGV, encoded by the coding sequence ATGAACAGTCTCGTAGCTCAGGCCGACACCAACGAGCTCGGAGGGCTCGCTGGGTGGACGGTTGACCTGATGGACACGCTCGGCGGGCCGGGCGCGGCCGTGGCTGTGGGACTCGACAACATATTTCCCCCCATCCCGAGCGAGCTGATCCTGCCGCTCGCGGGCTTCACCGCCGCTCAGGGCCGCTTCAACCTCGCGGAGGCGCTGGCGTGGACCACCGCGGGGTCGGTGATCGGCGCGGTGATCGTGTACCTGATCGGGTACATCTTCGGTCGCGAACGCACGCGCAAGCTCATCACGATGCTGCCGCTGGTGAAGGAGTCCGACTTCGACCACGCCGAGCGCTGGTTCGCCAAGCACGGCACCAAGGCGGTGTTCTTCGGCCGCATGGTGCCGCTGGTGCGAAGCTTCATCTCGGTGCCCGCGGGTATCGAACGGATGCCGTTCTGGATCTTTCTGTCACTCACCACGCTCGGCAGTCTGGTGTGGAACAGCATCTTCGTGATCGCGGGTTATTTCCTGGGGTCCAACTGGCAGTTGGTCGACGAGTACGCGGGGATCTTCCAGTACGTCGTCATCGCCGCCGTCGTCGTCGCCGTGGCGGTGTTCGTGGTGAAGCGAGTGCGGGAGCGTCGCAACGCAGGCGTCTGA
- a CDS encoding aminoglycoside 3'-phosphotransferase, whose protein sequence is MSVREVAEIPTAPVAVPAAVTELAGEDAITPVWRNELGGLTFRLDARDGGTRYVKWVAHGTPELDLAAEAERLTWAGSWVSVPRVLGRGTDAAGAWLVTAAVPGRSAVDARWLADPVTAATAIGQGLRRFHDALPATDCPYRWSVTDRLRRVEQRLADGEGPKNWAPEHRRLTVAEARARLAATPPVDRLVVCHGDACAPNTLLHDDGTFSAHVDLGSLGVADRWADLAVAAWSLDWNHGPGYDHFVYAAYGVEPDPERIAYYRLLWDLG, encoded by the coding sequence GTGAGCGTTCGCGAGGTCGCCGAGATTCCCACGGCGCCGGTCGCCGTGCCCGCGGCGGTCACCGAGCTGGCCGGGGAGGACGCGATCACCCCGGTGTGGCGCAACGAGCTGGGCGGGCTCACGTTCCGGCTCGACGCGCGGGACGGCGGGACTCGCTACGTCAAGTGGGTCGCCCACGGCACGCCCGAGCTCGATCTCGCCGCCGAGGCGGAACGCCTCACGTGGGCGGGGAGCTGGGTGTCGGTGCCGCGCGTGCTGGGCCGGGGCACCGACGCCGCCGGCGCGTGGTTGGTGACCGCCGCCGTGCCGGGACGTTCGGCGGTGGACGCCCGTTGGCTGGCCGATCCCGTCACCGCGGCCACCGCCATCGGGCAGGGGTTGCGGAGGTTCCACGACGCGCTCCCCGCCACCGACTGCCCGTACCGGTGGAGCGTCACGGACCGGCTGCGACGTGTCGAGCAGCGCCTCGCCGACGGCGAGGGACCCAAGAACTGGGCCCCCGAGCACCGTCGTCTCACGGTCGCCGAGGCCCGTGCTCGCCTGGCCGCGACGCCGCCCGTGGACCGGCTCGTCGTGTGTCACGGTGACGCGTGCGCGCCCAACACGCTGCTGCACGACGACGGCACCTTCTCCGCGCACGTCGACCTGGGATCGCTCGGCGTGGCCGATCGGTGGGCCGACCTCGCCGTCGCCGCGTGGAGCCTGGACTGGAACCACGGCCCCGGCTACGACCACTTCGTGTACGCCGCCTACGGCGTCGAGCCCGATCCCGAGCGCATCGCCTACTACCGGCTGCTCTGGGACCTGGGCTGA
- the ctaD gene encoding aa3-type cytochrome oxidase subunit I — protein sequence MDTQTGVRPTRIQQPAATPAKRWQALLNLLRTTDHKVIGKMYMVTSILFFMIGGVMALLIRAELALPGLHFLSTEQYNQMFTLHGTLMLLLYATPVVFAFANLVLPLQIGSPDVAFPRLNAFSYWLFLFGGLIVMGSLLLPGGGADFGWTAYTPLSRETFSPGVGGDMWVMGLVVSGLGTILGAVNMVTTVVCLRAPGMTMWRMPIFTWNILFTSILVLIAFPILTAALMGLAADRLIGAHVFDPANGGAILYQHLFWFFGHPEVYIVALPFFGIITEIIPVFSRKPVFGYRLMVFATIGIMGLSIVVWAHHMFATGAVLLPFFSMTTFLIAVPTGIKFFNWIGTMWKGQLTFETPMLWAFGFLVTFLLGGLTGVILASPPLDFHVHDSYFVVAHFHYVLFGTIVFATFGGIYFWFPKFTGRMLDEPLGKLHFWLTFVGFHTTFLVQHWLGGEGMPRRYADYLPTDGFTTLHIVSSIGAFILGLSMLPFLWNVVRSYRFGDPVTVDDPWGYGNSLEWATTCPPPRHNFTELPRIRSERPAFELHYPHMIERNHAEAHVTLTGRTKSMEDSTTPPEVKASDATKGETG from the coding sequence GTGGACACGCAGACCGGCGTCCGCCCGACTCGGATCCAACAGCCTGCCGCCACCCCGGCCAAACGGTGGCAGGCCCTGCTCAATCTGTTGCGCACGACCGATCACAAGGTGATCGGCAAGATGTACATGGTCACGTCGATCCTCTTCTTCATGATCGGCGGGGTCATGGCGCTGCTCATCCGTGCCGAGCTCGCCCTGCCCGGACTGCACTTCCTCTCCACCGAGCAGTACAACCAGATGTTCACCCTGCACGGCACGTTGATGCTGTTGCTCTACGCGACACCGGTGGTGTTCGCCTTCGCCAACCTGGTGCTGCCGTTGCAGATCGGGTCCCCCGACGTGGCGTTCCCGCGGCTGAACGCCTTCTCGTACTGGCTGTTCCTGTTCGGCGGCTTGATCGTGATGGGGTCGCTGCTGCTTCCCGGTGGAGGCGCCGACTTCGGGTGGACGGCGTACACGCCGCTCTCACGGGAGACCTTCTCCCCCGGCGTCGGCGGCGACATGTGGGTGATGGGCCTGGTGGTCTCCGGTCTCGGCACGATCCTCGGCGCGGTCAACATGGTCACCACCGTGGTCTGCCTGCGGGCGCCGGGCATGACGATGTGGCGGATGCCGATCTTCACGTGGAACATCCTGTTCACGAGTATCCTCGTGTTGATCGCGTTCCCGATCCTCACGGCCGCCCTGATGGGGCTGGCGGCCGACAGACTGATCGGCGCTCACGTGTTCGACCCGGCCAACGGCGGCGCGATCCTGTACCAGCACCTGTTCTGGTTCTTCGGCCATCCCGAGGTCTACATCGTGGCGCTGCCGTTCTTCGGGATCATCACCGAGATCATCCCGGTGTTCAGCCGAAAACCGGTGTTCGGCTACCGGCTGATGGTGTTCGCCACCATCGGGATCATGGGCCTTTCCATCGTCGTGTGGGCCCACCACATGTTCGCCACGGGCGCGGTGCTGCTGCCGTTCTTCTCGATGACGACGTTCCTCATCGCGGTGCCGACGGGAATCAAGTTCTTCAACTGGATCGGCACGATGTGGAAGGGGCAGTTGACCTTCGAGACGCCGATGCTGTGGGCGTTCGGTTTCCTCGTCACCTTCCTGCTCGGTGGGCTGACCGGCGTCATCCTCGCCTCGCCACCGCTGGACTTCCACGTGCACGACTCGTACTTCGTGGTGGCGCACTTCCACTACGTGCTGTTCGGCACCATCGTGTTCGCCACATTCGGAGGCATCTACTTCTGGTTCCCGAAGTTCACCGGACGAATGCTGGACGAGCCGCTGGGCAAATTGCACTTCTGGCTCACGTTCGTCGGCTTCCACACCACGTTCCTCGTGCAACACTGGCTGGGCGGAGAGGGCATGCCCCGCCGCTACGCCGACTACCTGCCCACCGACGGGTTCACCACACTGCACATCGTGTCGTCCATCGGCGCGTTCATCCTGGGCCTGTCGATGCTGCCGTTCCTGTGGAACGTGGTGCGCAGCTATCGCTTCGGCGACCCGGTGACGGTCGACGACCCGTGGGGTTACGGCAACTCGCTCGAATGGGCCACCACCTGTCCGCCACCGCGTCACAACTTCACGGAACTGCCGAGGATCCGGTCGGAGCGCCCCGCGTTCGAGCTGCACTATCCGCACATGATCGAGCGGAACCACGCCGAAGCGCACGTCACGCTCACCGGCAGGACCAAGTCGATGGAGGACTCCACGACGCCCCCGGAAGTAAAGGCGTCCGACGCCACGAAGGGTGAGACCGGCTAA
- a CDS encoding amidase: MTAIEYDEYRRYDAVGLAELVARREVSPSELLETAIGRAEQVNGRLNAIVYPMYDIARKRAASELSGPFAGVPFLLKDLSQDYAGVPTGSGSRALRHNVPARHSEVVRRWLDAGLVVFGKTATPEFGTKGVTESEATGPTRNPWNLAHTPGGSSGGSAAAVAAGVVPVAGASDGGGSIRIPAACCGIFGLKPGRGLVPAGPDRGESLSGAATDGVVSRTVRDTAAMLDVLTRTPDLGGPYLAAVPDTSYVELAKRTPSKLRIGFTTRSPLGMPVHADAVAAVEHTASLLGKLGHDVEPAEPDIDGVALARDFMTMWSAQTAATIAELKRNLGARDREFEVDTRLLAAVARTVRAVDYAAAGERWNDYTRALAEFHERYDLLLTPTLSRPPVRVGELATPPLLRLGGELLLRLHLTGPLARTKVWNDQILANLAPVPFTQLANLTGRPAMSVPLYRTASGLPLGVQFVAGLGGEATLLALATQLEAEQPWADEEPEL, translated from the coding sequence ATGACGGCGATCGAATACGACGAGTACCGGCGATACGACGCGGTGGGGCTGGCGGAGCTGGTGGCGCGCCGGGAGGTGTCGCCGAGTGAGCTGCTGGAGACCGCGATCGGGCGCGCCGAGCAGGTGAACGGTCGGCTGAACGCGATCGTGTACCCGATGTACGACATCGCCAGGAAGCGGGCGGCCTCCGAGCTGTCGGGGCCGTTCGCGGGGGTGCCGTTCCTGCTCAAGGACCTCTCGCAGGACTACGCGGGCGTGCCCACCGGGAGCGGGTCCCGAGCCCTGCGCCACAACGTGCCGGCCCGGCACAGCGAGGTCGTCCGACGCTGGCTCGACGCCGGGCTCGTGGTGTTCGGCAAGACCGCCACCCCGGAGTTCGGCACGAAGGGCGTCACCGAGTCCGAGGCCACCGGGCCGACCCGCAACCCGTGGAACCTCGCTCACACGCCCGGCGGTTCGTCCGGAGGTTCGGCGGCCGCGGTGGCCGCGGGCGTGGTGCCGGTGGCCGGCGCCAGCGACGGCGGAGGGTCCATCCGGATTCCGGCCGCCTGCTGCGGCATCTTCGGCCTCAAGCCCGGCCGAGGTCTGGTGCCCGCGGGACCCGACCGCGGCGAGTCCCTGTCGGGCGCCGCCACGGACGGCGTGGTGTCGCGGACCGTGCGCGACACCGCCGCGATGCTCGACGTGCTGACCCGGACCCCGGACCTCGGCGGCCCGTACCTGGCGGCCGTTCCCGACACGTCGTACGTCGAGCTGGCCAAGCGGACGCCGTCGAAGCTGCGCATCGGCTTCACCACCCGCTCCCCGCTCGGGATGCCCGTCCACGCGGACGCCGTGGCCGCCGTGGAACACACGGCCTCGCTGCTCGGAAAGCTCGGCCACGACGTCGAACCGGCCGAGCCCGACATCGACGGCGTGGCCCTGGCCCGCGACTTCATGACGATGTGGTCGGCCCAGACGGCCGCGACCATCGCGGAGCTCAAGCGGAACCTCGGCGCGCGCGATCGGGAGTTCGAAGTGGACACCCGGCTGCTCGCCGCCGTCGCGCGCACCGTGCGGGCAGTGGACTACGCCGCGGCCGGGGAACGCTGGAACGACTACACCCGCGCACTGGCCGAGTTCCACGAGCGATACGACCTGCTGCTCACCCCGACGCTCTCTCGCCCGCCCGTGCGGGTCGGCGAGCTGGCCACCCCGCCGCTGCTGCGCCTCGGTGGGGAGCTCCTGCTCCGGCTCCACCTCACCGGGCCGCTCGCCCGCACCAAGGTGTGGAACGACCAGATCCTCGCCAACCTCGCGCCGGTGCCGTTCACGCAACTGGCCAACCTCACGGGGCGTCCCGCGATGTCCGTGCCGCTCTACCGGACGGCGAGTGGCCTGCCACTCGGGGTGCAGTTCGTCGCCGGGCTCGGCGGAGAGGCCACCCTGCTGGCCCTGGCCACGCAGTTGGAGGCCGAGCAGCCCTGGGCGGACGAGGAACCGGAGTTGTGA